A DNA window from Bacteroides cellulosilyticus contains the following coding sequences:
- the ettA gene encoding energy-dependent translational throttle protein EttA: MATVDDKKIIFSMVGLNKTIQQNNKQVLKNIYLSFFYGAKIGIIGLNGSGKSTLLKIIAGLDKSYQGEVVFSPGYSVGYLAQEPYLDPTKTVKEIVMEGVQPIVDALAEYEEINQKFGLPEYYEDADKMDKLFARQGELQDIIDATDAWNLDSKLERAMDALRCPPEDATVDHLSGGERRRVALCRLLLQKPDVLLLDEPTNHLDAESIDWLEQHLQQYEGTVIAVTHDRYFLDHVAGWILELDRGEGIPWKGNYSSWLEQKTKRMEMEEKTASKRRKTLERELDWVRMAPKARQAKGKARLNSYDKLMNEDIKEKEEKLEIFIPNGPRLGNKVIEAKHVAKAYGDKLLFDDLNFMLPPNGIVGVIGPNGAGKTTLFRLIMGLETVDKGEFEVGETVKVAYVDQQHSDIDPNKSVYQVISGGTELIRMGGRDINARAYLSRFNFSGGDQEKLCGVLSGGERNRLHLAMALKEEGNVLLLDEPTNDIDVNTLRALEEGLEDFAGCAVIISHDRWFLDRICTHILAFEGDSNVFYFEGSYSEYEENKQKRLGKEEPTRVRYRKLMND; the protein is encoded by the coding sequence ATGGCAACAGTTGACGATAAAAAGATTATCTTTTCTATGGTAGGGCTGAACAAGACCATTCAACAGAACAACAAGCAGGTGCTGAAGAACATCTACCTTTCGTTCTTTTATGGTGCAAAGATTGGCATCATCGGTTTGAATGGCTCCGGTAAATCTACCTTGCTGAAGATTATCGCCGGGTTGGACAAGTCTTATCAGGGCGAAGTGGTGTTTTCACCGGGTTACTCAGTGGGCTATCTGGCTCAGGAACCTTACCTGGATCCTACGAAAACCGTAAAAGAAATTGTTATGGAAGGCGTACAACCCATTGTGGATGCACTCGCTGAGTACGAAGAGATTAACCAGAAATTCGGTCTGCCGGAGTATTACGAGGATGCCGACAAGATGGATAAGCTTTTTGCCCGTCAGGGAGAACTTCAGGATATCATCGATGCAACTGATGCCTGGAATCTCGACAGTAAACTGGAACGCGCTATGGATGCCCTCCGTTGTCCGCCCGAAGACGCAACTGTAGACCATCTTTCGGGAGGTGAGCGTCGCCGTGTGGCACTTTGCCGCTTACTGTTGCAGAAGCCCGATGTACTGTTGCTGGACGAACCTACCAACCACCTTGACGCTGAATCCATCGATTGGCTGGAACAACATTTGCAGCAATATGAAGGTACGGTGATTGCCGTAACCCACGACCGTTACTTCCTCGACCATGTGGCAGGTTGGATTCTTGAGCTCGACCGTGGCGAAGGTATCCCCTGGAAAGGTAACTATTCCAGCTGGTTGGAACAAAAGACCAAGCGCATGGAAATGGAAGAGAAAACCGCCAGCAAGCGTCGCAAGACATTGGAACGCGAGTTGGACTGGGTGCGTATGGCTCCTAAAGCACGTCAGGCGAAAGGTAAGGCACGTTTGAATTCTTACGATAAACTGATGAATGAAGATATCAAGGAGAAAGAAGAAAAACTTGAAATCTTTATCCCTAATGGTCCGCGCCTTGGAAATAAGGTTATCGAAGCGAAACATGTGGCAAAGGCCTATGGCGACAAACTTCTGTTCGATGATCTTAACTTCATGCTTCCACCCAACGGCATTGTGGGTGTAATCGGTCCTAACGGTGCGGGTAAAACAACGCTGTTCAGGTTGATTATGGGGCTGGAAACGGTAGATAAAGGTGAGTTTGAAGTAGGAGAGACCGTAAAGGTAGCTTATGTCGACCAGCAACACAGCGATATTGACCCGAACAAGAGCGTGTACCAGGTTATTTCCGGTGGCACGGAACTGATTCGCATGGGTGGACGTGATATCAATGCACGTGCCTACCTGTCACGTTTCAACTTCTCCGGTGGAGATCAGGAGAAGCTTTGCGGTGTACTTTCGGGGGGTGAACGTAACCGTCTGCATCTTGCTATGGCTCTGAAAGAAGAGGGCAACGTGTTGTTACTGGACGAACCTACCAATGACATTGACGTGAACACACTTCGCGCTCTTGAAGAAGGTCTTGAAGATTTCGCCGGATGTGCTGTAATTATCAGTCACGACCGTTGGTTCCTCGACCGTATTTGCACTCATATACTTGCGTTCGAAGGTGACTCCAATGTCTTCTATTTCGAAGGCTCTTATTCAGAATATGAGGAAAATAAACAGAAACGTTTAGGGAAAGAAGAACCTACCCGTGTACGTTATAGAAAGCTTATGAATGACTGA
- a CDS encoding acyl-CoA dehydratase activase-related protein: MDTYKVGLDIGSTTAKIIVLDKSERNVLFCKYERHQAKVQECLLAFFHQLKEQMDDVTLSINITGSVGMGIAEKYSLPFVQEVVAAAQYIRQNHPGISSMIDIGGEDAKVVFFQNNQATDLRMNGNCAGGTGAFIDQMAILLGVSMDELNGLALRATRVHPIASRCGVFCKTDIQNLIAKNIPKEDIAASIFHAVTVQTIVTLAHGCDIVAPILLCGGPLTFIPALRKSFANYLQLSEENDFLLPEKSNLIPAWGAALAENSRKMKITELIGLLENLSEKAYQPQNSLPPFFKDETEYLQWKDRLAQYDVQRTELTSGIQQATIGIDSGSTTTKIVVLDENNHILYSYYHDNKGNPIKAVEEGLQKLHKECQKKGAILQIKGGCSTGYGEDLIKAAFQMDAGIIETIAHYMAAKHINKDVSFILDIGGQDMKAIFTNGGIINRIEINEACSSGCGSFISTFAQSLDYKVEDFAKAACLSKAPCDLGTRCTVFMNSKVKQVLREGASVADIAAGLSYSVLKNCLYKVLQLKKPDELGKHIVVQGGTMRNDAIVRGLEKLTGKEVFRSDCPELMGALGCALYAKQLKTAEVTNLEDMMHQAQFTSRQVQCNGCENQCAITRYTFGSGEHYFSGNKCEKVFTNKGNVSEKGVNAYEKKIELLFDRQVNIAAPLLTIGIPRCLNMYEEYPFWHSLFTECGIRVCLSDASTFNKYEKAANMVMSDNICFPAKLVHSHIQNLIEYKVDRIFMPFVIFEEIDKQQQNSYNCPIVSGYSQVIKNVQTDNLPIDHPAITFKDTGLLYKQCRDYLSTLGVQEQVVKKAFDHALKAQDDFEKELIAYNRQIVEEGNKRQKLIILLAGRPYHSDPLVQHKISNMISAMGVYVITDDIVRHQDIPLKEVNFLAQWAFTNRILKSAKWAAQQGNHVQYMQLTSFGCGPDAFLIDEIRTLLKQYNKNLTLLKIDDVSNTGSIKLRVRSLVESLHISLQQAEERQVQKPLSLPPFTQKDRKKKIIAPFFTPFISPLIPSIFKVAGYEMETLPISDECSCDWGLKYSNNEVCYPATLIVGDIVKAFKEGRYDPDNTCVAITQTGGQCRASNYISLIKKALIENGYTHTPILAIAFGSGIDNQQPGFKVNWLKVLPIALAVVLYSDCIAKFYYAAVVREKKPGQAAKLKDMYLEAAKPLILKNRPEDLLSYLSLAVDEFNQICQQKSCPKVGVVGEIFLKFNPFAQKDITTWLIDRGIEVVPPLMTDFFMQSFVNMKVNQDSHIKKKYIPDFAIDWLYGKVQKQIDKINKIGKAFLYFQPFENIYEKAEKAKQVISLNTQFGEGWLIAGEMSSFASQGINHVISLQPFGCIANHIVEKGIEKRIKSVYPQINILSLDFDSSVSDVNITNRLLLFVDNIK; this comes from the coding sequence ATGGATACTTACAAAGTCGGCCTGGATATCGGCTCTACTACCGCTAAAATAATAGTGCTGGATAAGAGTGAGAGAAATGTCCTTTTCTGCAAATATGAAAGGCATCAGGCAAAAGTTCAGGAATGCCTACTGGCATTTTTCCATCAGCTGAAAGAACAGATGGACGATGTTACTTTATCAATCAATATCACCGGTTCAGTAGGCATGGGAATTGCAGAGAAATACTCTCTGCCTTTCGTGCAGGAAGTGGTAGCGGCAGCCCAATATATCCGGCAGAATCATCCCGGAATATCTTCCATGATCGACATCGGAGGAGAAGATGCCAAAGTCGTCTTCTTCCAGAATAATCAAGCCACCGATTTACGGATGAACGGAAACTGTGCCGGAGGAACAGGGGCATTTATCGATCAGATGGCCATATTATTGGGAGTATCGATGGATGAACTGAACGGACTAGCTCTCCGGGCAACACGAGTGCATCCGATAGCTTCCCGATGTGGTGTATTCTGTAAGACGGATATTCAGAATCTGATAGCCAAGAATATACCGAAAGAAGATATCGCGGCTTCTATTTTCCATGCTGTAACGGTGCAAACCATCGTTACACTTGCACACGGATGTGATATTGTTGCTCCGATATTACTTTGTGGAGGACCGTTGACATTTATTCCGGCACTCAGAAAATCATTCGCCAACTATTTGCAGTTATCAGAGGAGAACGATTTTCTGCTGCCGGAGAAAAGTAATCTTATTCCAGCCTGGGGAGCAGCACTGGCAGAGAACTCCCGGAAAATGAAGATAACTGAGTTAATCGGACTTCTGGAAAATCTATCAGAAAAGGCATACCAGCCACAAAATAGCCTTCCACCTTTTTTCAAGGATGAAACGGAATATCTGCAATGGAAGGACAGATTGGCACAATATGATGTGCAGCGGACGGAATTAACATCCGGAATACAACAGGCTACCATAGGAATAGATTCCGGCTCTACCACTACCAAAATAGTAGTGCTTGATGAAAATAACCATATCCTGTACTCCTACTATCACGACAACAAAGGAAATCCGATAAAAGCCGTGGAAGAGGGATTGCAGAAACTGCATAAAGAATGTCAGAAAAAAGGGGCAATCCTACAAATCAAAGGAGGATGTTCCACCGGATATGGAGAGGATCTGATAAAAGCTGCCTTCCAAATGGATGCCGGTATCATTGAAACCATAGCCCATTACATGGCTGCCAAACATATAAATAAGGATGTGTCTTTCATCCTGGATATCGGCGGACAGGATATGAAAGCCATTTTCACAAATGGCGGAATTATCAACCGGATTGAAATAAACGAGGCTTGCTCATCCGGATGCGGTTCTTTTATCAGCACCTTTGCACAGTCACTGGACTACAAAGTGGAGGACTTCGCCAAAGCGGCTTGTTTATCAAAGGCTCCGTGTGATTTGGGAACACGCTGCACCGTTTTCATGAATTCCAAAGTGAAACAAGTGCTCCGTGAAGGGGCATCCGTGGCGGATATAGCGGCCGGTCTTTCTTACTCTGTCCTAAAGAACTGCCTGTACAAGGTGCTTCAACTTAAAAAGCCGGATGAACTTGGAAAACATATCGTGGTGCAAGGTGGAACCATGCGCAATGATGCCATCGTACGAGGTCTGGAGAAGCTGACAGGAAAAGAAGTATTCCGTAGCGATTGTCCCGAATTAATGGGTGCTTTAGGCTGTGCACTTTATGCAAAGCAACTTAAGACGGCCGAAGTAACAAATCTGGAAGATATGATGCATCAGGCCCAATTCACTTCCCGACAGGTTCAGTGCAACGGATGTGAAAACCAATGTGCCATCACCCGGTACACCTTCGGCAGTGGAGAACATTATTTCTCCGGCAATAAATGCGAAAAGGTGTTTACCAATAAAGGGAATGTTTCGGAGAAAGGCGTAAATGCTTATGAAAAGAAAATCGAACTCCTGTTTGACCGGCAAGTAAATATAGCCGCTCCACTACTGACCATAGGTATTCCTCGCTGCCTGAATATGTACGAAGAATATCCCTTCTGGCATTCTTTGTTCACTGAGTGTGGCATCCGGGTATGCCTGTCGGATGCTTCGACGTTCAATAAATATGAGAAGGCGGCCAATATGGTAATGTCCGACAATATCTGTTTCCCTGCAAAACTGGTGCACAGCCATATCCAAAACCTTATCGAATACAAAGTAGACCGGATATTTATGCCGTTTGTCATATTCGAAGAAATCGATAAGCAACAACAGAACAGTTACAACTGCCCCATTGTGTCCGGATACTCACAGGTTATCAAGAATGTCCAGACAGATAATTTACCGATTGACCATCCGGCCATCACTTTCAAGGATACAGGATTGCTGTATAAGCAATGCCGTGACTACCTGAGCACACTGGGCGTACAAGAGCAGGTAGTAAAGAAAGCATTCGACCATGCACTGAAAGCACAAGACGATTTTGAAAAAGAACTTATCGCCTATAACCGGCAAATAGTTGAAGAAGGAAATAAGAGGCAGAAGCTGATTATTCTCCTTGCCGGACGTCCATATCATTCGGACCCGTTGGTACAACATAAGATTTCGAATATGATCAGTGCTATGGGCGTTTATGTAATTACAGATGATATCGTCCGTCATCAGGATATTCCACTGAAAGAGGTGAATTTTCTGGCTCAATGGGCATTTACCAACCGTATTTTGAAATCAGCCAAATGGGCAGCGCAGCAGGGAAACCACGTGCAATATATGCAGCTGACTTCTTTCGGATGTGGACCGGATGCTTTTCTGATAGACGAAATTCGCACTTTACTGAAACAATACAATAAAAATCTTACTTTATTGAAGATAGACGACGTAAGTAACACCGGTTCCATCAAACTGCGTGTACGTTCGCTGGTAGAGAGTCTGCACATCAGTTTGCAACAAGCTGAAGAGAGACAGGTACAGAAACCTTTATCCCTCCCTCCTTTCACCCAAAAGGACAGAAAGAAGAAGATTATCGCCCCATTCTTCACCCCTTTTATATCACCACTTATTCCTTCCATTTTTAAAGTGGCAGGATATGAAATGGAGACTCTGCCCATAAGCGATGAATGTTCGTGCGACTGGGGTTTGAAGTATTCCAACAATGAAGTTTGCTACCCGGCTACACTGATTGTGGGTGACATCGTGAAAGCTTTTAAAGAAGGACGATATGATCCGGACAACACTTGTGTAGCCATTACGCAGACGGGAGGGCAATGCCGTGCCAGCAACTACATCTCTTTAATAAAAAAAGCATTGATAGAAAACGGATACACTCATACTCCCATTCTGGCAATAGCATTCGGCAGCGGAATAGATAATCAGCAACCCGGCTTCAAAGTAAATTGGCTGAAAGTATTGCCAATAGCGCTTGCCGTTGTTCTATACAGCGACTGCATAGCTAAATTCTATTACGCCGCCGTTGTCCGTGAGAAAAAGCCGGGACAGGCAGCTAAATTAAAAGATATGTACCTGGAAGCGGCAAAGCCTCTTATCCTGAAAAACAGACCGGAAGATTTGCTCAGTTATTTATCTCTGGCAGTTGACGAATTCAATCAGATCTGTCAGCAAAAATCATGTCCTAAGGTGGGTGTGGTAGGAGAAATCTTCCTAAAGTTCAATCCTTTTGCACAAAAAGATATCACCACATGGCTCATAGACAGAGGTATAGAGGTGGTTCCTCCATTAATGACAGACTTTTTCATGCAAAGTTTCGTCAATATGAAAGTAAATCAGGATAGCCATATAAAAAAGAAATATATTCCTGATTTCGCTATCGACTGGCTTTATGGAAAAGTTCAGAAACAGATTGATAAAATCAACAAGATAGGAAAAGCCTTCCTTTACTTTCAACCCTTTGAAAATATTTACGAGAAAGCGGAAAAAGCCAAGCAGGTTATCTCGCTGAACACGCAGTTCGGTGAAGGCTGGCTGATTGCCGGAGAGATGTCGTCTTTTGCCAGTCAGGGTATCAATCATGTCATCAGTTTGCAACCATTCGGGTGTATAGCTAACCATATTGTGGAAAAAGGAATAGAAAAACGCATAAAGTCTGTCTACCCTCAGATAAATATATTATCTTTAGATTTTGACAGTAGCGTCAGCGATGTGAATATCACCAATCGCCTGTTACTTTTTGTTGATAACATAAAATAA
- a CDS encoding TetR/AcrR family transcriptional regulator, whose translation MGATENNELEYQIIETAKQLFIEKGFVETSMSDIAAKVGINRPTLHYYFRTKDRMFQAVFGSIVMSLLPKVQEIIQQELPFIDRVSLILDKYISLFTENPDIPKFICGEIQRDVNHLLDAAKEMQFERTFLIIKERLLMEMEAGRLKKVPIHTVFITFYGLLTFPLITKNLITSIFLKDTTDFSVFMLEWKQYILFHLMNLLGIEKEN comes from the coding sequence ATGGGAGCTACAGAAAACAATGAGTTGGAATATCAAATAATTGAAACAGCGAAACAGCTTTTTATAGAAAAAGGCTTCGTTGAAACCAGCATGAGTGATATTGCCGCAAAAGTAGGAATAAACCGTCCTACCCTACACTACTATTTCAGGACAAAAGACAGAATGTTTCAGGCTGTATTCGGTTCGATAGTGATGTCGCTATTACCGAAAGTACAGGAAATAATACAGCAGGAACTTCCGTTCATAGATCGCGTAAGTCTTATATTGGATAAGTATATATCACTCTTCACCGAAAACCCTGACATTCCAAAGTTTATATGCGGGGAAATACAGCGCGATGTCAACCACCTGCTTGATGCAGCTAAGGAAATGCAGTTTGAAAGAACGTTCCTGATAATAAAGGAACGACTGCTCATGGAAATGGAAGCAGGCAGACTAAAGAAAGTACCCATACATACAGTATTCATAACTTTCTATGGTTTGCTTACTTTTCCTTTGATTACAAAAAATTTGATCACCAGCATATTCCTGAAAGATACTACCGATTTTTCGGTTTTTATGCTGGAGTGGAAGCAATATATTCTTTTTCACTTGATGAATTTGCTGGGTATTGAGAAGGAAAATTGA
- a CDS encoding DUF4251 domain-containing protein: MKTIRIIFSLLLITAMSMPTLSAQTKKEKKELKKQAVEKLVTSGKYKINVNRALPARGRSVTLTSPYSVEIRNDSVISYLPYYGRAYSIPYGGGEGLNFKAPLTDYKLERDKKETAKIKFSARSEEDKFDFSIDVFSNGSSTIFVNMQNRQSISFQGELDIPEEK; the protein is encoded by the coding sequence ATGAAAACGATTCGAATTATTTTCTCCTTATTGCTGATAACTGCAATGAGTATGCCTACTCTTTCGGCACAAACTAAGAAAGAGAAAAAAGAACTAAAGAAGCAGGCCGTTGAAAAGCTGGTCACATCCGGGAAGTATAAAATAAATGTAAACAGAGCTCTTCCTGCACGAGGACGGTCTGTTACACTAACTTCACCGTACTCTGTGGAAATAAGAAATGATTCCGTTATATCTTATCTGCCTTACTATGGGCGTGCTTACTCTATTCCTTATGGCGGTGGAGAAGGGCTAAACTTCAAAGCTCCACTCACTGACTATAAGTTGGAGCGGGATAAGAAGGAAACAGCCAAGATAAAGTTCTCTGCACGAAGTGAAGAGGATAAGTTCGATTTCAGTATAGACGTTTTCAGTAACGGATCATCTACGATATTCGTGAATATGCAGAACCGTCAGTCCATCAGTTTCCAGGGAGAACTGGATATACCGGAAGAAAAATAG
- a CDS encoding TMEM175 family protein, whose translation MNKGRLEAFSDGVLAIIITIMVLGMDTPEDVTLKALLPQVPVFVSYVLSYIYVGIYWINHHHIMQVTRRINGTILWANLHLLFWLSLIPLTTNWIGKNHLSPVPVAFYGGVLLMCAIAFRIFENTLIRYHGEDFPLRKFHGGGMKEKLSIVIYFSAIPLAFVCVWISIFFYFLMACLWVIPSKRLEKEMEK comes from the coding sequence ATGAATAAAGGGAGATTAGAAGCATTCAGTGATGGAGTACTGGCTATCATCATCACTATCATGGTATTGGGTATGGATACGCCGGAGGATGTGACGTTAAAAGCATTACTCCCGCAGGTTCCGGTATTCGTGAGCTATGTACTCAGTTACATCTATGTCGGTATCTACTGGATCAACCATCACCACATTATGCAGGTTACCCGTCGTATCAACGGTACGATTTTGTGGGCAAACCTGCATTTGCTTTTCTGGCTGTCGCTGATACCGTTAACAACAAACTGGATTGGCAAGAATCACTTGTCACCCGTGCCTGTGGCATTCTATGGAGGAGTATTATTGATGTGCGCCATCGCTTTCCGCATATTTGAGAATACCTTAATCCGCTATCATGGGGAAGACTTTCCTCTACGGAAATTTCATGGCGGAGGTATGAAAGAGAAACTATCTATTGTTATTTATTTCAGCGCCATACCACTTGCGTTTGTCTGTGTATGGATTTCGATCTTTTTCTACTTTTTAATGGCTTGCCTATGGGTCATTCCAAGTAAACGGCTGGAAAAAGAAATGGAAAAATGA
- a CDS encoding helix-turn-helix domain-containing protein yields the protein MYKEYQPCALLSPYIDKYWEFKGNPEYGMRINILPDGCTDFIFTLGEATQAVNGSLTMKPYRTYFIGPMNSYSELVAYAETVHMLGVRFLPCGLSRFIRLPLHELTNLRISADEVTCFFDTSFAERLCEEDCLENRVKIIEELFIKSLYKHDLPTDPQIVFAIKQINRHQGKLPVQSLMEDICLCQRQFERKFKMNTGYTPKIYSRIMKFKNAVDLLRGTTSDNLLSTAVHAGYYDVPHLSREIKRLSGNTPYSFLSIPLTEEDVTLTYVEA from the coding sequence ATGTATAAAGAATACCAACCCTGCGCACTACTTTCTCCCTATATAGACAAGTATTGGGAATTCAAAGGGAATCCGGAGTACGGAATGCGTATCAACATACTTCCTGATGGATGTACAGACTTTATCTTCACCCTTGGGGAAGCAACACAAGCGGTGAATGGCAGTCTGACCATGAAACCTTATCGTACTTATTTTATAGGTCCGATGAATAGCTATTCGGAATTGGTAGCGTATGCGGAAACGGTTCACATGTTAGGGGTTCGCTTCCTACCTTGCGGATTATCCCGTTTTATCCGTCTGCCACTGCACGAACTGACTAACCTGAGAATCAGTGCAGACGAAGTAACCTGCTTTTTCGATACTTCTTTTGCAGAAAGGTTATGCGAAGAAGACTGTTTAGAAAATAGGGTAAAGATCATAGAAGAATTATTTATCAAATCTCTTTATAAACACGATTTGCCGACAGATCCGCAGATTGTATTTGCAATAAAACAGATTAACCGGCATCAGGGAAAACTGCCCGTGCAGTCATTGATGGAGGATATTTGTCTGTGTCAGCGACAATTTGAACGCAAATTCAAGATGAACACAGGTTATACCCCGAAAATATACAGCAGAATCATGAAATTCAAGAACGCGGTGGATTTATTAAGGGGCACTACCAGTGACAATCTGCTCTCTACTGCTGTCCACGCAGGCTATTATGACGTGCCGCACCTCTCAAGAGAAATTAAAAGGTTATCCGGCAATACTCCCTACTCTTTCCTTTCTATTCCTCTGACAGAAGAAGATGTCACACTGACTTATGTAGAAGCATAA
- a CDS encoding pyridoxamine 5'-phosphate oxidase family protein produces the protein METMREKAAQMLRESEVVVLTSVNEEGYPRPVPMSMVKSEDISTVWMSTGSDSMKTEDFRKNPKGGLCFHAQGNSVCMTGDVEVITDQNVKQELWQDWFINHFPGGPTDPNYVILKFTANHATYWIDGEFIHKKV, from the coding sequence ATGGAAACAATGAGAGAAAAAGCCGCACAAATGTTGCGCGAAAGTGAAGTAGTCGTTCTGACCTCAGTAAATGAAGAAGGATATCCACGCCCCGTACCTATGAGTATGGTTAAGTCCGAAGACATTTCAACAGTATGGATGTCAACCGGAAGCGACTCCATGAAGACCGAGGATTTCCGCAAGAATCCGAAAGGCGGCCTATGCTTCCATGCACAGGGAAACAGTGTTTGCATGACAGGTGATGTGGAAGTAATCACAGACCAAAATGTAAAACAAGAGCTTTGGCAAGACTGGTTCATCAATCATTTTCCCGGCGGACCGACTGATCCCAACTATGTAATACTGAAATTTACAGCAAACCACGCCACTTACTGGATTGACGGAGAGTTCATTCACAAGAAAGTTTAA
- a CDS encoding MATE family efflux transporter, whose amino-acid sequence MQGTKNLTKGPINRQLFNLAMPIMATSFIQMAYSLTDMAWVGRIGSEAVAAVGAVGILTWMSGSIALLNKVGSEVSVGQSIGARNEQDARQFASHNISIALLISICWAALLFLFANPILRIFELKEHITENAVTYLRIVSTGLPFVFLSAAFTGIYNAAGRSKTPFYISGTGLIMNIILDPLFIFGFGWGTVGAALATWLAEATVFGIFIYKLRYKDDLLGGFPFLTRLKKKYTRRIFKLGLPVATLNTLFAFVNMFLSRTASEQGGHIGLMAFTTGGQIEAITWNTSQGFSTGLSTFIAQNYAAGEKSRVKKAWYTTLWMTSIFGTLCSLLFIFFGSEVFSIFVPEPEAFRVGGDFLRIDGYSQLFMMLEITMQGVFYGLGRTIPPAIISISCNYMRIPVALFLVHMGMGVDAIWWAVSATTIAKGIILTSWFILIKRKIL is encoded by the coding sequence ATGCAAGGAACAAAGAATCTGACTAAAGGTCCCATTAACCGCCAACTATTCAATCTGGCGATGCCCATTATGGCTACCTCGTTCATCCAGATGGCATACAGCCTGACGGATATGGCATGGGTAGGCCGTATAGGTAGTGAAGCTGTTGCCGCCGTTGGTGCAGTGGGAATATTGACGTGGATGTCCGGCTCCATAGCCTTGCTAAATAAAGTAGGTTCGGAAGTCAGCGTAGGACAATCCATAGGTGCACGCAACGAACAGGATGCCCGACAGTTCGCTTCGCACAATATCAGTATTGCCTTGCTCATCTCCATCTGCTGGGCTGCTTTGTTATTCTTGTTTGCCAATCCCATCCTGCGTATATTCGAGCTGAAAGAGCATATCACGGAAAATGCCGTGACTTACTTGCGTATTGTCTCAACAGGACTACCGTTCGTGTTTCTGTCCGCAGCCTTCACCGGAATATACAATGCGGCAGGACGAAGCAAAACACCCTTCTATATCAGCGGCACAGGATTGATTATGAATATCATACTCGATCCGCTTTTCATCTTCGGTTTCGGCTGGGGAACGGTAGGTGCAGCACTTGCCACATGGTTGGCCGAGGCTACGGTATTCGGTATATTCATCTATAAGCTACGTTATAAGGACGATCTGTTAGGTGGATTTCCCTTCCTGACACGTCTCAAGAAGAAGTATACCCGACGTATATTCAAGTTGGGACTTCCGGTTGCCACACTGAATACTTTGTTCGCTTTTGTCAATATGTTCCTTTCACGTACAGCTTCGGAACAAGGTGGACACATTGGTCTTATGGCCTTTACCACCGGAGGACAAATAGAAGCCATCACCTGGAATACTTCACAAGGCTTCTCTACCGGACTAAGCACTTTCATTGCACAAAACTATGCCGCCGGAGAGAAGTCGAGGGTAAAGAAAGCCTGGTACACTACATTATGGATGACGTCCATATTCGGTACACTATGTTCGCTGCTGTTTATCTTTTTCGGAAGCGAGGTATTCTCTATTTTCGTACCCGAACCGGAAGCATTTCGCGTAGGTGGTGACTTCCTGCGCATAGACGGTTATTCACAACTCTTCATGATGCTGGAAATCACCATGCAAGGGGTCTTCTACGGATTAGGAAGAACGATTCCTCCTGCCATCATCAGTATATCATGCAACTATATGCGTATTCCCGTAGCACTGTTCCTGGTACACATGGGAATGGGCGTAGACGCCATATGGTGGGCTGTAAGCGCAACAACTATTGCCAAAGGAATTATCCTTACCTCGTGGTTTATATTGATAAAGAGAAAAATACTCTAA